gatttggatatttcaaatttttaattaGACATGAGAGACGTCACAAGAAAGGaaatgagggagaaaaaaatatgtaaccTTTAGGCCACTAGGGTGCCCCAGATATCAAGATTTTATTCTGCTTAATAGAAGTGTTATATACCAGCAACAAATTTTAGTGCTGGGTTAAACCAACACCCACATTAGAAGAGAAATGATGTCTAGAAATAgtcgtttttttaaaaatagcccATCGTcatcatgtcatttttaaactGGAGAACGTATGCTTCACAAATACCCTCTATTTATGACAGGTCTCCTTCATAACTGATATTTTAAGTTGTCATAGCAGGAAACGTTACTAAGAACTTTAACATTGGCTCAATTCTACTCAAGCACCCAATTGAAGTAATCATAAGTGTGACTGCAGGAGCATGAAATCGAAGCTACCAGCTTTTATGAGCCAGCATTGTTGTATTTACAATTCTAACACGGAGACTTGATATGTGAAAAACTGTCTTTGTGATTATGTCCTTGTATCCACCCTTTAGGGACTGAACCAAGCCCATGCGGCTGCGATTCATAGAGGAAACTAGTACGTGTTGTTGCACTGTCCACTCTgattttgtacagttttattgGTTGTTaagtggaaaaaacacaaacaaacatggacacTTCCTTTTACTGGTGACAAACTTATAGCAAAGATGTAGGCTTGCATCTAAgcaacagtattaaaaaaaaacctaacatGGGGTAGAGCGTTTTTAACAGCCACAAAATTGGCTGCAACACAAATACAATAGTTTGAGGTCATTTCCCACTGCAAGAGACACAAAACGGATGTTCAGGGTTGGTATGTTCAGAACACTAGTGCTGTTTATTGACCACAGAGAGGAgctgttctgtttgtgtgtgtgtgtgtgtgtgtgtgtgtgtgtgtgtgtgtgtgtgtgtgtgtgtgtgtgtgtgtgtgtgtgtgtgtgtgtgtgtgtgtgtgtgtgtgtgtgtgtccatggaAGGTGTGGTATTGTGGTGTAGTTGCTGACTGCTTGTTAATCTTTGAACTTACACCTCTTCAAagaatgattaaaaataattaatcgAGAGTTTGCAGGTTCATTCCAACTAATAAATGTGGTGAGAGAGTTTATGATCTCCGCATTAGGAAGTGTAAATTCAAAGTGAACAAGATTTGACCTGTTCACTAATGTCACAGATCTGTTGTCTGGTCTCTTGCTTCATACTTGGAGAGAGCAATTTACCTTTGCAAACAGTGATTGTATTGATTTGTATTGACTGTGATAAATATACAGCATGTAGATAAAAGCAGGAAAAGCTCATTTTACCCCCCAAAATGGCTACACACCTACATAAAAGGGACACAGACAAAACAGTTTACAAGGTAGGAATTGCTGGCTTTAAACTAAGTCACATGGGTGTGGCAGTTTGTATTAACTGAGGGgtgagcacacacagacacacacagacacacacacacacacacacagagcactgtAACCTAGCGACTTGAGTGTTTGTTTGCAATGATGAACACTGGTAGGCCACTGACTTGAGCCCTGCCCAAGGAGGTGTGTACAAGAGAATCATGAGATTTTATTTTGCCCTCGGTTTAGCCTTCCAGTAGGCTTTCTGTGGCCAGTAAAAGATTGACAATCACCACAAATCATACCTTAAACCCAAGGAATTATATGGTTTACATTGACGATAAAAATTTGTGGAGCTCCTCAGTGCCAGCACACTGCCTGAGCAAATGTTCTGCCTGGGAGTCTCGATTTTAAGTTCGgagtcaaatggcagtggtatAGTCTGTTACTCCCTTTGTGTTTCAAAAGACATGAAACACAATGAAAGGAATGTAGTGGAAAAGAGGCGCTGTACTGATGTGACCCTGTGACTCAGACCCTTCATTTTGGTTCACATTGCTCAAGGACATGTCTTGCTTAAATAAGTTGGAATGACCGGAATGAAACAAACTTGATTTAGTTACAAAGAACCACATCACCTCGTTTATCTGTTCGTGAATGTGTCATAAATATAGGGAGTTGCAACACCAGCTAAATGGTCATCACAGAAGGGGAGTGTTCGAAACAAGAACATTCTGCAGATTCCTCAGAGCAATAAGCGTTCATGTAttaacagagggagagaggttCATCTGCTCGTTCACACCCAGGgaagccaaaacacacacacggtaaATTACATCATCACAGCTTTGTAAGCTCTGGAACAATGGAATTAGCTATAATATGGGACACactggtttttctttttatattttaaatgaaatcccATGGAGTCACAGGtggttaaattattaaatatgagTGAATATACAATAATTTGCAGTAAAATGTAAGTCTATCTATAAGCACACAACAACCACGAAACACAACAGGTTTGACATTCTCAATTGTATTTATTGAACAAACTGATACAAAAAATAAGATGAAATGctttctttctgctctcttcTGCTGTGGCGTTTTACTTCTTGGCCTGACTCAACATGTGCATCTGATAGCACTGTTCACAAGCAATGGAAAGTCCAACAACCAGAGCTACAAACTCCTCAAAGTCCACTTGACCATCCCCGTTGGTGTCCAGGTCCTTCATGATCTTGTCCACAGCAGCTGGGTCCTTCTGAGACTGGAGCAGGGCATCAAGAAGAAAACTTTAGTTTATATGATAGGTGATTTAACAATGAACAGCTGTGTTTAAATTCTGGACACTGTACTGATGCTCTTCCTATGTTAATTCCATCTTACCTTCAGGAAGTTAGATAGCTCGTTCTCCATGAGCTCTCTGAGCTCTCGCCGGCTGAGTGTGGTCTTCTTTCCGTCCTTACCAGCATAACGGTGGAACACCTTGATGAGTGTCTCCATGGCTGTTTCTAGTTCTGAAGGCATGGTTGCTAGAGGCGTCTATCCgggaaaataaattacaaatgcaGGAGAAAGAGTTAAATTAGATCACTGATAGTATACAGCTGATTTTTGTTAGACAAttcttttaaacaagaaaatcaaaacaatcaaaaatacTGAACAATGAAAACTTATTTGGTTGCAATGCCTGATGTTAAACTCTGGGCTGCAGCACCCTCCTCAAATGATGACTAACACTCATGAGAATTGAGAAAAGGTCTGTAATTAAGTTGTTGTCAAAAGAAACCTCAACTAGCAACTGCATATGTGtatataacaaacaaaacaatttgaacaCACTGTTCCTTGTTGCTGTAGCGGCAATAGTTAAAAAGGAGAAGTGGGAGGGACAGCAGGGGCTGTGCTGTATTTGTGTAAGAGGGAATGGAAAACTTTTAACAGAATAGAGGAAAAAGGCCAAAATGGTGGGATGTGATGGAGCATGAATGAGAGGGGCCAGCAGCGCACATGCGCATGCATGCCCGCCACACCCTTCTCTCTCAGGCTCTGCACTTTTCTCACCAAGAAAGATAGTACGAAAAGTCGAGAACGTACAACTTGAGAAATGACTGTTTTAGCCAATGTAtgaatctaaataaaaataaaagcacttaaGAGTCCCAAACATTCTGAGTttttcaaatacacaaacacaaccaaaatGTATCATTTAGTGAATTTAGTGAACATAAGAAATGACAAATTGTAAAGAAATTGCATTGCATGCTTcgactgaaaaagaaaatatattaaaagttACAAACAAAGTATATAATTCACTAGGCTACGTAATGAAAGTCCTCACAGAGTCAGGTAGAAAATCTCAGCGTGGCTACTTCTTACCGTGCAGTGCTGGAACGTGGTCGGCAGAGAAGATGTGGGAATGGCAGAAGTTGCGAAGAGCGCAGCAGCAGACTTATAGGCAGGCGCCGCCCCGGCTGCTGGGCACAGTGAGTCAACCTGTGATTTGGACGGTGGACTCTGTCGACCCCGTAACTGCGCCTGTGGGCGGTAACGCCACAGGACACGCTGGTGATAAATGCTACGTTAGTTTGAGAAACTCCCacttttacattattaattatcattattattatcaattacAGTGAAGCTGTGAAATGAGTAAGTGTCATCCGACGTACATTACTGTAGACGCatatatgacatttttattcataaatacaGGCTGTCGGGGAGTTAGTGcaactttttttcttacatAATAAGTTTGCTGCGGTTGCGATAACAATAAGACAAAGGATTTTTTCACACGAGACCAGGGTTCGATTCCAGTGCAAGACGTTGTGCGCACGTCACCATAGTAAGGAAGTATGTGCCTACCACAGTTTGTAGCGTGTTGTTTTCATATAATTTACCTTGTAACTTAACCTGCCCTGAAGTTGCTTTCCCTGAATCTAACGCagtttgtatgtgtatatgatGGCGCCACGGCTGAAGCGTCTGTATCAGACGCCGTCGTTACCATGGCGTCAATTAAAGACGCTCCAGTGTCGCCAAATAATACCTGTGGCGTCAAAATGATAGGGCGCAATTTATCGCTGTAGGGCGACAAAAGTCGGAAAAGTAGCACGAAATAGATCTTTCAGTAAAATATAAGTATTTCAAAGTACAGTACCtgtgtaaatgcatttatttacttgCCACCTCTGCAAAgaagcacaaaataaacaaaaatatacaatgacaataaaaactaaacataataTATCTAAGGTTTACAGCTTGATTGATCAATTAATCGACCCAGATGATATGACGTGGGCCTGGGGCACAGTTGCTGGATTTGCCTGGATGGTGACTCAGCCTTGAAAACCACCAACTTTAATGGAAAAAGATAAAGAACAAGCCCATTACGTTTAATCTTTAGCTGAGAACTGACAACAAAAATAAGAGTTTGGACTTAATGTAATCAGCAGCAAAGTCAGTCAGTAGAATTTTATCACACACCAAAAGATAAACGTACTTAACAAAAAGTTTTGTACAGACAAGTGATTGAGAACTATGGAAACCTGTTTCCgccactgggggaaaaaatatCATGATCCTGTTTCTCAAAATTATGACttactaagtcaaaataataaGATACTTTCTCAATATTATGAGTTGGTAAGTCAAAATTATGAGATACTAAGTCAAAATATGAGATACTATCTCAATATTATGAGATGTTAAGTCAAAGGCTTCCATAGAGAACACACTGAAGTGAgtgaaatttaaaacagaagacaaagtATGGTTAACGTTTTATTAACGTTCCTACGACAAAATGAGCATTGCAAGGTCATTTTGGCTCTATATTAAGTGTGCTTTAATAAATGAATTGTGACCTCTTGTGGTATGAATGTGACATTACAACTTAAAAATACCTTCATGAaggaatttgtttttgctttaatgagACATAGTCTGAGCTCATGACTACTGGTTGATTGATATATCCATCCTGTAATATAATACACTTAATAATATGCAGGGGTCATTTTGCATGATAagtaatgcaaccgcaagggggcacaagccagtgtcttcttgtgcctaccccacaggtaggatgtcaattagaagagaaggagaaattctggagtgagttagatgaagtgattcagagcaaccccagaggtgagagagtggtgattggggcagatttcaatagacatgtaggtgaagggaaaaaaggtgatgagaatgtgatgggcaggtttggtcttcaggacaggaatgcagaaggacaaatggtggtagactttgcaaagaggatggaaatggctgtagtgaacactttcttccagggGAGGCAGGAaaatagggtgacatataagagtggaggtagaagcactcagttGGATGACATCTTgcgtagacgttgtaatctgaaagagatcagtgactgtaaagcattggtaggggagagtgtagccagacaacaaaGGATGGTGGTGACTTGGTGTTGGAACGAgaaagttcaggagtgtatacagagaaagaggttagctaagaagaagtgggacactgagggGAGTAGACTGGAATACAGGGAGATGCatcgtaaggtgaaggtagaggtggcaaaggccaaacaaagaccatatgaggacttgtatgctaggttggacactaaggagggagaggtggatttgtacaggttggccagacaaagagatagagatgggaaggatgtgcagcaggttagggtgattaaagataaggatggaaatgtattgacaggtgccaggagtgtgatgggaagatggaaggagaactttgaagagttgatgaatgaggaaaatgaaagggaacgaagagtagaagaggtgactggtgtggagcagaaagtagcaaagattagtaagagtgaagtgaggaggacgttgaagaggatgacgagtggaaaggcagttggtcctgatgacatacctgtggaggtatgaaagtgtctaggagaggtggcagttgagtttctgactagttgtTTAACAAGCTCTTGGAGAATGAGAGGATTCCTGAGGACTGGAGgggaagtgtactggtgccaatttttaagaagaagggagatgtgcagaactgtggcaactacagaggaataaagctgatgagccacacaatgaagttgggggaaagagtagtggaagctcggctaagggcagaggggagcatctgtgagcagcaatatggtttcatgcctacaaagagaacaacagatgcagtatttgctctgaggatgctgatggagaagtacagagaagggtcatagggagttgcattgtgtctttgtagatttagagaaagcgtatgacagagTACctagagaggagctgtggtattgtatgaggatgtctggagtggcagagaagtatgttagagtggtgcaggacatgtatgagagatgtaagacagtggtgagctgtgctgtaggtgtgacagaggagttcaaggtggaggtgggtctgcatcaaggatcggctctgagcgccttcttgtttgctctggtgatggacaggctgacagatgaggttaaacaggaatctccatggactatgatgtttgcagatgacattgtgatttgtgagagcagggagcaggtggaggaaaatctagagaggtggaggtctgctctgtaaaacagaggaatgaagcttagccgcagcaagacagaatacatgtgtgtgaacgagagggacccaggtggaacagtgaggttacagggagtagaggtgaagaaggtgcaggacttagAGTCAATGGtgcagagcaacagagagtctggaaaagaggtgaagaggcgagtgcaggcaggttgtaaggggtggagaaaagtgtcaggtgtgttgtgtgataaaagagtatcagcgagaataaaaggaaaggtgttcaagacggtggtgaaaccaacaatgttgttcggctcagagacagtggcactgaagaaaagacaggaggcagagctggaggtagcagatcttgagatgttgaggttctctttgggagtgacgaggatggacaagatcaggaatgaggacatcagagggacagctcatgttagatgtttcagggataaagtcagagaggccagattgaggtggtttggacatgttcagaggagaaactgtgaatatatcggtagaaggatgctgaggttggagctgccaggcaaggaggtctagaggaagaccaaagaggagatttatggatgtagtgagagaggacatgaagttagttggtgtgagagaagaggatgcagaggacagggttagatggaggcacatgattcgctgtggcgacacctgaaagggaacagccgaaaggaaaagaagaagattttgCATGatacttttgatattttaatatatttattgctAATTCTAATGTGctgtttgaaaataataaaacttaagCAAATCTCAGCATGTCTTCCTACAATGCTATACTTATGCTGCTTTTGTAATTCTTTTGAGTTCACCTATAACCTAATGCAGGTTTCATGCCTAAACAGGTCTCTCTCCATTCCATGCAGTACACCCTGTCATGTCTTTCAGCATATATAGACTGTGTTTGGATAAGTAAGAGCCATCCTGCCTGTGCCATGGCTAAACTAATCCATCTTAAATTAAGTGTATAAGCAGAAGCATGAATGCGCCACAAACtagcacaaaatgtttctttgcagCTTCTGCATTACTCTTTGAACATGTTTGTTGGATTGGAACATCAGTAGCTGAACGTTTGACACACCATATTTTTCATGTGATGCAGCCTGAATCCTAAATACAACATAGTATAGTAATAACAAAATCCACGACCTTCAATAAAAGAAGGTTCACAttggacatttctttttttgaggaccctgtaaacatttattgtgcCCATATTCGATTAATTGCTGAAAGTTGGTCTACTATTAAGGAAAcaattcttttacttttatattattttatatttatattttactttctaACATTGAAATCAAACGACGTTTTCCGTCCAATAACATCCAGCTTTCACCCACCGTGTGCTACATCATTTGAAAGCATCCTGTGCGGGATGGGAAGGGTGGGGGGCGGGATGTCTTGGTGAGGAATAAAGCCACAGGCTTTATCTGTTAGCATTTACTGTGGAGACACATACATCGGCCCTAACTACAAATTTAGAAATCGGTTCCTTTATTATTGGTAAAACAAGGAAGAGGGTTTGGCAGCCGTTTTTTTTTCCGTAAAAATGGCCAgatcaaatacataaaaacgGAGACATTACGGGACAGTAAACTGGAGAATTGTGATTATCTTTGAGAGCTAAACTTGCAAATATAGATTCGTAAATATGTACCATATGGCCTATGGCCTAGATACATCGACATATAGGTCCAGAtgatgaaaacagcagcagctgttttcttAAAATGGCAGAGATGGATTTAAAAACAGCCACATCAACGATGGACGCTCTGGTTCGCATCAGTGTGAGTACATTTATATATGTTCTGTGTCTTCAATGGATGTACATTCAAATCGGGGCAGTTTAATATATAGACCGCTGTCTATATGCTTTTAAAACAGCATGTATGTCAAGTTGCCGTGTTTCACCTGCCGAGGCATTTTGGGCCGATTTCATTTAGTTTATGCACCCAGGATGGAAGGTCTTTGggttaaatgtaaaaaccaaaCCGCCTATGGCCGATGAAATGCTGGCTATGCTCATTTCATCATGTCAAAAATCAAACGCCTGTGGTTCTGTATTTCTTCTTGATGCTGTGGCCCACATCATTGGAGGCCCTAACATGCTCGATCGCCTACTCAGGACTCAAGCTAAATTATTCAGAACTTGAAGCAAACCGTgcttttctaaaattaaatacGATGGCGACAAAACGTTGTGGGTACAGATTTTTGAGCTTACTGGATGTTCGTTTCCATGGAGACGAGATGCAGGACCGTGGACCGCTGCTAAAGCAAGcgagaaaaaggagaaagtgtGGATGCTGCACAGGGTGAAAACACAGTGTAGTCTGTAGATATATCTCCGGACCTGTAGACTGGCTATAGGTCTGCTGATTTGTGTACGTTAAAATAGCACGAATTTCGTCATGAAATAGTCCTTTACCCCAATAACTCATCTTAAGGAGGCTCATAGCTCGCGATATGTCAAACCCCTCCCCTCTGCACAGCGCTGGCTGGATGCTGAAATCTTCTGTCATGGCGCCTAGATTCCAGGTGAAGGTAAGGATGCGCTGTCGCAACGCCCGTTTTATGCCTTCACCACGCCGGGCTCAGCATTAGCAAGGCGCCCTATCCAACCACTTTCCAATTTAGAGGGACACCGGAGTACCCGCAGTTTTTCGTGCTGTGCACAACACTATATCTGCAATAGCCTGAAAATGCGACTGGCTACattgcaggaggaggagagaaatgCAGGCCAGAGTTGACATTGGAAAATGACCACAGAGACTGAGGTCTGAGGGAGAAAGTAGGTTGCTTTATATTCTCTAGTTATTCCAGTTTTACGCATCAGTATGAGTTTAGTAAAGAGTTGTTGTTGCAGTGGCCTAATTCTGTGTTAACTAGGACTGTAtccatattattaaaaaaacaaaagagagaaaaaaggaaaattaataaTCTTCTTGTGTGATGCACTGACAAGTACTGACTGAACACAAAATCTGAATATCATCACCGAGATACCAAGATATTAACATGGGTGATGGAACTGATTCGACTTATTTCTCTCAGGAGAATTGGACTGACTCAAACTGTGCAGTCACAGGTTTCTGCAACAACTAGGGTGTCCTTCCTTGTCAAATCCATGTCCTTGAACGGGACAGCGAGATGCTAACCGCTCCAGAGCATTTCCCTTGCCCCCGAGCTCTGACCACTTTAGTTAAAGCCTGTGGTTAAATGGAAGATGCTGGTTCAGCAGTGAGGTACACAAAGAACAAACCTATTACCACACGGTGTTTTATGTGGTGATATAAATGGATTAGAATTCACACTTCTACTGTGTGTAATTTGCTTACTGTGTTATCATTGACGCTCTGTGTGTCTTGCTATGAAATGAATGCTGCATTAATAAAGGAGAGTCTTGATATGTTTGTAAAAATGGGAATAATACCAAATATGATTTGTAGTTCAGTTCAGATTTGTAGAGCCAGTGATCATTTGTGACCCGTACAATCAATGTAAATccactaaaaataataaacacggGGAAATACAAGACTGCCATAGAGTGTCATATGGGTTCCTGGTTAAAGAGCACATCTTGCAATGCTTTGAGTGAAGGGCTGCACATATGCACTAGTTGAATAATTAATACCCagtctttatttatattgaacAAGAATGATGTCCAGTGTCTGGGACAGCTTTTCCCACTGCCCAGTCTCTCTCTCCATTCACTTATTTCCCTCATCTGGGGCTGGAGATCAAACCTCAAACCTTCTGCTTGTGGCCAGAACTGagcttaaaaatgtgttttgagcaTTTGGCATTTGATTTATAATGTtgtttaacatttgttgttAAATCACACTCAGTCTGACCTGTAATTCTGCCTCTTTAAAATCTCTTTAACGGCTAATTGTTCCACACAATATGGTGCGTGTTTTTATGTTCTAGCGATACAAACTGATTCTAGCtttgaataaatatttcacTATGAGAGGTCACATTTGTTCATCTACGTCATAACACCTAACCTCTTTGCTTCCCGCAGTCTAACATGAAGAGTCTGGAGCATGAGCTGCATTGTCCGGTGTGTAAAGACATAGTCAAACAGCCTGTGGTCCTGCCATGCCAGCACAGCGTCTGCCTCATGTGTGCCTCGGAGGTCTTAGTGGCAAATGGTTACCCGCCTCCCGAGCTTCCCCCAGAGCCCAACTCCCCAGCTTCTACACCCAACACCCGCTCACCCCGTCA
The nucleotide sequence above comes from Channa argus isolate prfri chromosome 1, Channa argus male v1.0, whole genome shotgun sequence. Encoded proteins:
- the s100a10a gene encoding protein S100-A10a, which translates into the protein MPSELETAMETLIKVFHRYAGKDGKKTTLSRRELRELMENELSNFLKSQKDPAAVDKIMKDLDTNGDGQVDFEEFVALVVGLSIACEQCYQMHMLSQAKK